In Curtobacterium sp. TC1, the following proteins share a genomic window:
- a CDS encoding aldo/keto reductase, whose protein sequence is MQQRTLGRQGLTVSAIGYGAMGTTFAYGPGDDTESVAAIRHAHELGVTHFDTAELYGWGTGERLLGAALAPIRDEVTIATKFGFTPEAYAPDSRPEHIRQVVDASLQNLGTDSIDLLYQHVHDPAVPIEDVVGVMQEFVLAGKVRYLGLSNTDADQIRRAHAVHPISAFQTEYSVFSRESEALFPLVDELGIGVVAYSPLARGFLSGAVQPASAYAADDIRQQLEWWAPEHFDRNVAVVAALTEIADAKGVSLSQLALAWILAKRADLVPIPGSRNPGRVAENVAAAEVRLTDDEVARIDALSRDVRGKRAMG, encoded by the coding sequence ATGCAGCAACGCACCCTCGGCCGACAGGGCCTCACCGTCAGCGCCATCGGCTACGGCGCCATGGGCACCACGTTCGCCTACGGACCCGGCGATGACACCGAGTCCGTCGCCGCGATCCGGCACGCACACGAACTCGGCGTCACGCACTTCGACACCGCCGAGCTGTACGGGTGGGGGACCGGCGAGCGGCTCCTCGGCGCGGCGCTCGCCCCGATCCGCGACGAGGTGACGATCGCCACGAAGTTCGGGTTCACCCCCGAGGCGTACGCACCGGACTCCCGACCGGAGCACATCCGGCAGGTGGTGGACGCGAGCCTGCAGAACCTCGGCACCGACTCGATCGACCTGCTCTACCAGCACGTCCACGACCCGGCCGTCCCGATCGAGGACGTCGTCGGCGTGATGCAGGAGTTCGTGCTGGCCGGCAAGGTCCGGTACCTCGGCCTGTCGAACACCGATGCCGACCAGATCCGCCGGGCCCATGCAGTCCACCCGATCTCGGCGTTCCAGACCGAGTACTCCGTCTTCTCGCGGGAGTCCGAGGCGCTCTTCCCCCTCGTCGACGAGCTCGGCATCGGCGTCGTCGCCTACTCGCCGCTGGCGCGCGGCTTCCTGAGCGGTGCCGTGCAGCCGGCGAGCGCCTACGCGGCCGACGACATCCGCCAGCAGCTCGAGTGGTGGGCGCCGGAGCACTTCGACCGGAACGTCGCCGTCGTCGCAGCACTCACCGAGATCGCCGACGCGAAGGGTGTCTCGCTCTCGCAGCTCGCGTTGGCCTGGATCCTGGCGAAGCGCGCCGACCTGGTCCCGATCCCCGGATCGCGCAACCCCGGACGCGTCGCCGAGAACGTCGCAGCCGCCGAGGTGCGGCTCACTGACGACGAGGTGGCGCGCATCGACGCGCTGTCGCGCGACGTCCGTGGGAAGCGCGCGATGGGCTGA
- a CDS encoding TetR family transcriptional regulator, translating to MSSTSDRATSDRPTGRPRTIDPDAVSLVALRLFDEQGFDAVSMDDVATAAGVSRRSLFRLFPNKAALVWGGLDEFASRFGDALRERPSTESSSVALRAAYRIGATFPDDAVEVTRHRLRVIRANPSLEHVGAATVTSLTDAIVRFVAERDGATPDDLAVSVRAHALAAAASAALTWWALHGDGRPEDVVDRALALLA from the coding sequence CCGACGGGACGCCCCCGCACGATCGATCCGGACGCGGTGTCCCTCGTGGCGTTGCGCCTGTTCGACGAGCAGGGCTTCGACGCCGTCTCGATGGACGACGTCGCCACGGCCGCCGGGGTGAGCCGTCGATCGTTGTTCCGGCTGTTCCCGAACAAGGCGGCACTCGTCTGGGGCGGGCTCGACGAGTTCGCCTCGCGGTTCGGTGACGCACTGCGGGAGCGGCCGTCCACGGAGTCGTCGTCCGTCGCACTGCGCGCCGCGTACCGGATCGGCGCGACCTTCCCCGACGACGCCGTCGAGGTCACCCGCCACCGGCTCCGCGTCATCCGCGCGAACCCCTCGCTCGAACACGTCGGTGCAGCCACGGTCACGAGCCTGACCGACGCGATCGTCCGGTTCGTGGCCGAGCGGGACGGCGCGACGCCCGACGACCTCGCGGTGTCGGTGCGCGCGCACGCCCTGGCAGCCGCGGCGAGCGCCGCCCTCACCTGGTGGGCGCTGCACGGCGACGGCCGTCCGGAGGACGTCGTGGACCGCGCACTCGCCCTGCTCGCCTGA